The Bdellovibrionales bacterium genome contains the following window.
TTCGATTATTCCCTATCGAGACTGGTCGTTTGAGGAGCCGACGTTTTATAAACATGTTCGGACTCCCGCGTCCGTGGCCTTCGCCAAGAACGTAAAGACAGTACTCCCCTCATCTTCGCCGTGGAGTAATATTCTTTGGGAGTTAGACTCCGAAGGAGAATGGTCTCAAGCCCTCTCGGAACTCCCTGCCGATAAAAAGAACGGAGTGGAAAAACTTTTCCGCACCTCTTGCCATTGGACGGGATTTGAAGTCAATAACGGGGGCGCGGAGGCCTTTGTCGATTGTAGATTGGCCCAAAGTAAAAACTCTGGAGATTCAAACAACCAAGCCGATAGCTTTATTAAATATCTCAAAGGGAAAGCCAAAGATCCCACCCTGTCGATCGAGCTGGTCCGCGGTTGGAACTATTCTTCGAGTGAAACCAACGGATCCACGTTTGAGATCATGAAAAAAGAAATACTTAAACAATATCCCAAAGCGACGATTTCCCCATGGATGGCGCCGGTCAGTCTGTCGTTAGAAACGATGTCCAAAAAAATTCCTAGCTACGGTTTTTATCCGCTGGTTCAAAATGAATTTATCGATGGGGAGGGCTCAGCCTCCTTTCCGATGGATCAGATGTATTCGGCGAACCAAATCTACACGGGCACAGTGGCCCATCTCCTCAAGAATTAAACACCCTCAGGGTAGTCGCTAATTGGCACTGCCCTAAAATAATTTCCCTAAATTTGAATGGTTCCCTAGAATTTCAAGAGATTTGGTATATTTGGAAAAAAAGGAGAACTTCATGTTCAAAACTATTATATTTGGAACGCTATTCTTAGCTTTCGGTTCCGCCTCGGCCGTGGAAGTGTATTCGATCAACCAAACGACTCCCATCGAAGAACAACTCGCTGAGAATTGCCCTTGGATTCAACCTGAGAGTGTAAAGCAAGTCGGAGTCGTAGGTCCTGAAAAGATCGGTTGGAGCGGTGGAGAGGGTAGCAAAGTTTTAGGTAAAATCATGCGTTCCTCACGCGTGAATCTGAACTTCTCGAATATTGCGGGCAATCTGCCGGCATCAACTCGAGCGATTCTTTTTAATGCCGCCTACTATAACAACAACGGTCTTGCCGAAATCATTGTTGATGAGATTGAATTGATCACTTCGACGGGAGTAAAGGTCGGATTGCCGATCACTACGGACGCGAAAGTATTATCGCAGTCTTCCAATGAATCAATTCTTCTATGTTTTACGGCAGAAGAAAGTTACGTGCGCATTCGCGCAAAACTGACTCATCAAAATGTCGATGGATCTCGTCCTACGATGGGCATTACCGCTCTCGTTAATCCAGAGCCGATCACCCTTCCATCTCGGTAACTAAAATCTTGGGGCTTTGCTATAGTCGGCAAAGCTTTGAGCGCCCGCATCTTTTCCGTTCACAATAGGATCTTTCACGGGCCACTGAATATCTAATTCTCGGTCGGCGAAATGAATAGCTCCTTCGCCCTTAGCTCCCCAAAAGGCATCGACCTTGTAAACCACTTCGGCCGGTTGATCCCCAAGGACACAAAAGCCGTGAGCAAAACCGGGAGGAATCAAAAACCACTGAGGGTTTTCGCTGTCCAAAATGCAACTGACATGTTTTCCGTAGGTTTTAGAGCCTTGACGGATGTCCACGGCCACGTCGTAGATCTTACCCTTAAGGCAAGTGACCAGCTTTGTCTGAGCCGGCTCCCATTGATAATGCAATCCTCGAAGCACTCGAGGGTGGGAGTAGGAGTGGTTGTCTTGAACAAAATGAATTTGAACCCCGTGTTTGGTAAATTCGTTCGAATTATATCGCTCCATAAAGTAGCCACGGTCATCTTGAAATTTTCTAATGGTAAAAAGCTTTAAGCCCTCGATGTCGAATGTTTTAATGTCCATAAATTCTCCGTAAGCAATCTTGGATGTTAGTATTGAGAGACGCAAATTCCAGTGGAACTAAAGATTTTATCTTCTGGAGCGATAGTCGGGAATTGAGAGGTCTTTTTGCTGGTGTCGGATATTGAGAACTACTGATCGGATTTACGTTTTGAACTTTGAGGGGAATCTCTAAAGCTCGAGCTTCGGAAAATATATTCTGAGCGAACTCATGCCAGGTGACATCCTGGTTTCCGCAAAGATTGTAGATTCCCCAATACTTTTGATTCTTGATGTCTAAAGTTTCGAGGATTTTTATTAAGTGGCTTGCGAACTCCACCGAATACGTCGGAGCGCCCCGCTGATCCGAGACAATATTGAGAGTTTCGCGCTCCTGTCCCAATCGGAGCATTGTTTTTAAAAAATTATTTCCGAAAGGTCCATACACCCAAGACGTTCTAAAAATAAAATGAGCACAGCCTGTTTTTTGTATGGCCTCTTCGCCAGCGAGCTTGGTTCGTCCGTAAGCGTTGATAGGGTGGGGGGCCGCGGACTCACTGTAGGCCTCAGGCTGATTCCCGTCGAAAACGTAATCTGTAGACACATGAAAAAGCACGGCATTGTTCTCCGCACACCATTGGGCCATCGCGGCGGGGGCGAAAGTATTTATTGTCTGCGCGAGTTTTTCTTCGTTTTCGGCTTTGTCGACCGCGGTGTAGGCCGAGGCATTAATAATGATTTTGGGGCGCCGCTGATCGAGAAATGCGGAGATATCGGACGTGTGCTCGAGGTTAAAAAATTTGCTCCCGGCAAAGTGGTAATCGGGCCGCAATAATTGAAGCGACCGAGCGAGCTGACCATTTTCGCCGAAAACTAAAATCATTTTGTGTTTTCCGCGAGTTTTTTGACGTAAATTCCGTAAGTGCTATCGGGATAATTTTTAACCGTCTCACGCAATTGCTCTTTGGTGATAAACTTTTTATGAAGAGCAATTTCTTCGAGACACGCAATTTTTAACCCCTGGCGCTTTTCGATCGTCTGTACGAACATAGAGCTTTCGAGGAGAGATTCGTGGGTCCCAGTATCAAGCCAGGCCACGCCGCGGCCAAAAATTTGAACGTTGAGTTTATTTTTTTCCATGTACACCCGATTCAGCTCTGTGATCTCAAGCTCACCGCGCGCTGAAGGTTTTAAATCTTTTGCGTAACTTGTAACATTCCCGTCGTAAAAATAAAGCCCGGTGACGGCATAGTTAGTTTTCGGTTTTTTTGGTTTTTCCTCGATGGAAATCGCTTTTCCAGCCGCATCCATTTCAACCACGCCATATCGCTCTGGATCCTGAACTTGATAAGCGAAGACGGAAGCACCATCGGTCAGTTTCGCGGCGTCCATCACTTGCTTAGTGACGTCATGCCCAAAAAAGACATTATCTCCCAGGATTAAACATACGGGGGAGCGAGCAATAAAATCCTCGGCCAATATAAACGCTTGTGCGATCCCTTCGGGTTTAGGTTGAACTTTGTAAGAGATCTTGAGGCCGAATTGTTCTCCCGATCCCAAAAGGCTTTCGATCAGAGGGAGATCACGAGGTGTGCTGATGATCATGATGTCTTGAATGCCCGCAAGCATTAACACCGAGAGAGGATAATAAATGGTGGGTTTATCGTAGACTGGCAAAAGTTGTTTGCTGATGCAGGCGGAAGAGGGAAACAAGCGGCTACCACTGCCTCCAGCTAGGATGATGCCTTTCATTTGTTCTCCTTATTTGTGGTGTTGCGAACTTTATCAATCCAGGCGCGGTTGTTAAGATACCAGTCGATGGTCGATTCTAATCCGGCCTCAAAGCTGTTAAATTCTCTTTTAAAGCCAAGTTCATCCTGAGCCTTACTGTCGTCGATCGCATACCTAAAATCATGCCCGAGTCGGTCTTCGACAAAGCTAATGAGCGATGTGTACGAGCCTTCGGCGAGAGGACGTTTTTTGTCGAGGATACTGCAGATGGCATTCACTACGTCTAAGTTGTTGCGTTCACTGCGACCACCGAAGCAGTAAGTTTCCCCCACTTTTCCTTTTTCTAGAGCCAGCATGACGCCACGGCTGTGATCGTCCACATAGATCCAGTCGCGGATATTGGATCCGTTTCCGTAAACCGGGAGAGTTTTGCCTTCGAGACAGTGGCTAATCATTAAAGGGATGAGTTTTTCTGGAAACTGTCGTGGCCCGTAATTGTTAGAGCAGTTTGTCGTTATCGTTGGTAATTTATAAGTGTGATGCCAAGCGCGCACCAAAAGATCACCCCCGGCTTTAGAGGCCG
Protein-coding sequences here:
- the rfbC gene encoding dTDP-4-dehydrorhamnose 3,5-epimerase, giving the protein MDIKTFDIEGLKLFTIRKFQDDRGYFMERYNSNEFTKHGVQIHFVQDNHSYSHPRVLRGLHYQWEPAQTKLVTCLKGKIYDVAVDIRQGSKTYGKHVSCILDSENPQWFLIPPGFAHGFCVLGDQPAEVVYKVDAFWGAKGEGAIHFADRELDIQWPVKDPIVNGKDAGAQSFADYSKAPRF
- the rfbA gene encoding glucose-1-phosphate thymidylyltransferase RfbA yields the protein MKGIILAGGSGSRLFPSSACISKQLLPVYDKPTIYYPLSVLMLAGIQDIMIISTPRDLPLIESLLGSGEQFGLKISYKVQPKPEGIAQAFILAEDFIARSPVCLILGDNVFFGHDVTKQVMDAAKLTDGASVFAYQVQDPERYGVVEMDAAGKAISIEEKPKKPKTNYAVTGLYFYDGNVTSYAKDLKPSARGELEITELNRVYMEKNKLNVQIFGRGVAWLDTGTHESLLESSMFVQTIEKRQGLKIACLEEIALHKKFITKEQLRETVKNYPDSTYGIYVKKLAENTK
- the rfbD gene encoding dTDP-4-dehydrorhamnose reductase; the protein is MILVFGENGQLARSLQLLRPDYHFAGSKFFNLEHTSDISAFLDQRRPKIIINASAYTAVDKAENEEKLAQTINTFAPAAMAQWCAENNAVLFHVSTDYVFDGNQPEAYSESAAPHPINAYGRTKLAGEEAIQKTGCAHFIFRTSWVYGPFGNNFLKTMLRLGQERETLNIVSDQRGAPTYSVEFASHLIKILETLDIKNQKYWGIYNLCGNQDVTWHEFAQNIFSEARALEIPLKVQNVNPISSSQYPTPAKRPLNSRLSLQKIKSLVPLEFASLNTNIQDCLRRIYGH
- the rfbB gene encoding dTDP-glucose 4,6-dehydratase, encoding MKSLIVTGAAGFIGSSFVRLALDAGYRICVIDKLTYAGHKANLEPLLSEGKIEFVHADICNSEVVTQLFTKHQPSALVNFAAESHVDNSITNPGAFVETNVLGVLNLLQCANTYFKTLDSSRKSAFRFVQVSTDEVYGQLGAEGYFSEATPYAPNSPYSASKAGGDLLVRAWHHTYKLPTITTNCSNNYGPRQFPEKLIPLMISHCLEGKTLPVYGNGSNIRDWIYVDDHSRGVMLALEKGKVGETYCFGGRSERNNLDVVNAICSILDKKRPLAEGSYTSLISFVEDRLGHDFRYAIDDSKAQDELGFKREFNSFEAGLESTIDWYLNNRAWIDKVRNTTNKENK